A region of Allocoleopsis franciscana PCC 7113 DNA encodes the following proteins:
- the lpxA gene encoding acyl-ACP--UDP-N-acetylglucosamine O-acyltransferase yields MATLIHPTAVIHPGAELHPTVQIGPYAVIGDNVKVGPGTTIGAHVVLEGPTEIGARNQIFPGAVIGSEPQDLKYDGTTTGVKIGDDNRIREYVTINRATGAGEATVVGSNNLLMAYVHVAHNCVLGDSVVIANAVALAGHVHIESRATIGGVLGIHQFVHIGRLAMVGGMSRIDRDVPPYMLIEGNPSRVRSLNLVGLKRAGMTATELGQLKKAFRTLYRSGYTLTQSLEHLDLLSDSEHLQHLRRFLQLSQMEGRRGLIPGRRTKGLHVEGF; encoded by the coding sequence ATGGCAACACTGATTCATCCAACTGCTGTTATCCATCCCGGTGCTGAACTCCACCCCACGGTTCAGATTGGCCCCTATGCTGTGATTGGGGATAATGTCAAGGTTGGTCCTGGCACGACGATTGGTGCTCATGTCGTGCTAGAAGGGCCAACAGAGATTGGAGCCAGGAATCAAATTTTTCCTGGTGCTGTGATTGGCTCGGAACCCCAAGACCTCAAATATGACGGAACCACCACTGGGGTTAAAATTGGTGATGACAACCGAATTCGGGAGTATGTCACCATTAACCGAGCCACGGGTGCGGGTGAGGCAACGGTGGTTGGCAGCAACAATTTGTTAATGGCTTATGTTCATGTCGCCCATAACTGCGTCCTCGGCGACTCGGTTGTCATTGCCAACGCCGTAGCTTTGGCAGGACATGTTCACATTGAGTCTAGGGCAACGATTGGTGGTGTTTTAGGGATTCATCAATTTGTCCACATTGGGCGCTTAGCAATGGTGGGTGGCATGAGCCGGATTGACCGCGATGTGCCACCTTACATGTTAATTGAGGGAAATCCTTCTAGAGTGCGATCGCTCAATTTAGTGGGGCTTAAGCGTGCTGGAATGACGGCGACGGAACTCGGACAGCTCAAAAAGGCATTCCGAACTCTGTATCGTTCTGGATACACGCTGACTCAATCCTTAGAACATCTAGATTTACTCTCCGATAGTGAACACTTACAGCACCTACGCCGATTTTTGCAGTTATCTCAGATGGAGGGACGGCGGGGTTTAATTCCTGGACGTCGCACCAAAGGGTTGCATGTTGAAGGTTTTTAA
- the fabZ gene encoding 3-hydroxyacyl-ACP dehydratase FabZ, with protein MSILTDVNTHANSTETVEKPITQPSSQALTFEDIQRLLPHRYPFALVDRIIEYVPGKRAVGIKNVTFNEPHFQGHFPGRPMMPGVMIVEAMAQVGGIVLTQLPDLEGGLFVFAGIDKVRFRRPVVPGDQLIMTTELISIKRRRFGKMLSRAVVDGQRVAEGELLFSLVD; from the coding sequence ATGTCTATACTGACCGACGTTAACACCCACGCGAATTCCACAGAAACTGTTGAGAAGCCTATCACTCAACCATCAAGCCAAGCTCTGACCTTTGAAGATATTCAGAGGCTTCTACCCCACCGCTATCCCTTTGCTTTAGTGGATCGGATTATTGAATATGTTCCTGGTAAACGCGCCGTTGGCATCAAGAACGTCACCTTCAACGAACCCCATTTTCAAGGACATTTTCCCGGACGCCCGATGATGCCTGGGGTGATGATTGTAGAAGCCATGGCTCAAGTTGGCGGTATTGTCTTGACTCAGTTGCCCGATTTGGAGGGGGGATTATTTGTTTTTGCTGGCATTGACAAAGTTCGTTTTCGCCGTCCCGTCGTCCCTGGAGATCAACTGATCATGACCACGGAACTGATATCGATCAAGCGGCGTCGTTTTGGAAAGATGCTCTCTCGTGCGGTTGTCGATGGTCAACGAGTCGCAGAAGGCGAATTACTGTTTTCTCTCGTAGACTAA
- the lpxB gene encoding lipid-A-disaccharide synthase produces MTRKTIFISTGEVSGDLQGALLIEGLKRQAESIGLDLEIVALGGEKMAASGATLLENTTGIGSVGILESLPFVVPTLQIQQRAKQYLRQHPPDLVVLIDYMGPNLSLGRFMRRHLPQVPIAYYIAPQDWVWSARSILPRDTMTIVKMTDQLLAVFPEEARYFEKKGASVTWVGHPLVDRMRLTPTREESRAALGIEPDQIAIALVPASRRQELKYMMPIAFEAARQLQAKLSETAERHKSNSQSPLFWIPLSLEAYRPAIEAAIERYGLKATLVSGQTQEVLSAADLAITKSGTVNLELALLNVPQVVFYRVSPFTYSIARLLKFSIPFMSPPNLVVMRSIVPELLQEEATAENIVNESLELLFNPERREQTQADYQEMRQLLGEVGVCDRAASEILKLVGESPEKQKAMGSMSPL; encoded by the coding sequence ATGACACGCAAAACCATTTTTATCAGCACTGGAGAAGTTTCTGGTGATTTACAAGGGGCACTCCTAATTGAGGGCTTAAAACGTCAGGCAGAGTCCATAGGGCTAGATTTAGAGATTGTGGCGCTAGGCGGCGAGAAAATGGCAGCATCGGGTGCCACGCTGTTGGAGAATACCACTGGCATTGGTTCGGTGGGAATTCTGGAATCTTTGCCTTTTGTCGTGCCGACTCTGCAAATTCAGCAGCGTGCTAAACAGTACTTGCGGCAGCACCCCCCTGATTTGGTGGTACTGATTGATTACATGGGGCCAAATCTCAGCCTAGGTCGTTTTATGCGGCGTCACTTACCCCAGGTGCCGATTGCTTATTATATTGCCCCACAAGATTGGGTTTGGTCGGCTCGGTCGATTCTCCCTCGCGATACGATGACGATTGTCAAGATGACTGACCAACTTTTGGCGGTTTTTCCAGAGGAAGCCCGTTATTTTGAAAAAAAGGGAGCGTCTGTCACTTGGGTGGGTCATCCCTTGGTGGATCGGATGCGATTGACACCGACGCGAGAGGAGTCAAGGGCAGCACTCGGAATTGAACCGGATCAAATTGCGATCGCGCTTGTCCCGGCTTCTAGACGGCAAGAACTTAAGTATATGATGCCGATAGCCTTTGAGGCAGCAAGACAACTCCAGGCGAAATTATCGGAGACAGCAGAACGTCACAAGTCCAATTCCCAATCCCCACTTTTTTGGATTCCTTTGTCTTTGGAAGCTTATCGCCCTGCAATTGAAGCGGCGATTGAGCGTTATGGTCTAAAGGCAACTCTGGTCTCTGGTCAAACGCAGGAAGTTTTATCTGCCGCTGATTTAGCGATTACGAAGTCAGGGACGGTGAACTTGGAACTGGCGTTGTTAAATGTGCCACAGGTGGTTTTTTATCGGGTCAGTCCTTTTACTTACTCGATCGCCCGTCTTTTGAAGTTTTCGATTCCTTTTATGTCGCCGCCTAACTTGGTAGTGATGCGTTCGATTGTACCAGAGTTATTACAAGAGGAAGCCACAGCAGAAAATATTGTTAATGAATCGTTAGAGCTTCTGTTTAATCCGGAAAGGCGTGAACAAACCCAGGCTGATTATCAAGAAATGCGCCAATTATTAGGGGAAGTTGGAGTTTGCGATCGCGCGGCCTCTGAGATTTTGAAATTAGTCGGTGAGTCGCCGGAAAAACAGAAGGCGATGGGGAGTATGTCCCCTTTGTAG